A genomic window from Myxococcales bacterium includes:
- a CDS encoding class I SAM-dependent methyltransferase: protein MSLWSKYVLPRLVESACKSREILEERKRWVPEARGRVLELGVGSGLNLAFYDSARAESVTGVDPSPELLAKCAPRAREAKVPVELFLGHAERLDFAQGAFDTVLATYTLCSVLDPARVLAEVRRVLAPGGELLFVEHGISPDAGVRRWQRRLTPAWSRCGGGCRLDRDLPRALRDAGYRVEDLRSHYGDGPRVLSFTFEGRAQPA from the coding sequence GTGAGCCTCTGGTCCAAATACGTGCTCCCGCGCCTCGTCGAGTCAGCCTGCAAGAGCCGCGAGATCCTGGAGGAGCGCAAGCGCTGGGTGCCCGAGGCCCGCGGGCGCGTGCTCGAGCTCGGAGTCGGCTCGGGGCTGAACCTCGCGTTCTACGACTCCGCGCGCGCGGAGAGCGTGACCGGGGTCGATCCGTCGCCCGAGCTGCTCGCGAAGTGCGCGCCCCGAGCGCGCGAGGCGAAGGTGCCCGTGGAGCTCTTCCTCGGGCACGCCGAGCGCCTCGACTTCGCCCAGGGCGCGTTCGACACGGTCCTTGCAACCTACACGCTGTGCAGCGTGCTCGATCCGGCGCGTGTGCTCGCCGAAGTGCGCCGCGTGCTCGCGCCGGGCGGTGAGCTCTTGTTCGTCGAGCATGGCATTTCCCCCGACGCCGGCGTGCGCCGCTGGCAGCGTCGGCTCACGCCCGCGTGGAGCCGTTGTGGCGGAGGATGCCGGCTCGATCGCGATCTGCCCCGTGCGCTACGCGACGCGGGCTACCGCGTGGAAGACCTGCGTTCCCACTACGGCGACGGCCCACGCGTGCTGAGCTTCACCTTCGAGGGCAGGGCCCAGCCCGCGTGA